In one Pempheris klunzingeri isolate RE-2024b chromosome 8, fPemKlu1.hap1, whole genome shotgun sequence genomic region, the following are encoded:
- the leng1 gene encoding leukocyte receptor cluster member 1, with amino-acid sequence MNILPKKSWHVRNKDNVARVRRDEAEAAEEEREAKRRVERAEQEARTEYLRRKARAALQSEGGTKDGDDNDEQSGGSGALEHLNLFPLEESSEKKGNEEYLKEKKEEKEKQERAIGLLVSLGPQPGTEVTPWYMKTSKDKDERKDKDERKDKDERKDKEKRKGISEEEREKKDRRLKDSLDPLNDMKKALAVKDRKHHKSKKQEKRDRGDKRSNGESSIERLRAERLQREAEERRRAQALLDQRNGKGKEPGKEVTERERPYNSAYFPELARKRQRRDRESWREEILKS; translated from the exons ATGAACATCCTTCCAAAGAAGAGCTGGCACGTTCGCAACAAGGACAATGTCGCGCGCGTACGGAGGGACGAGGCcgaggcagcagaggaggagcgcGAGGCCAAGCGGCGCGTGGAGCGTGCAGAGCAAGAG GCACGTACAGAGTATCTGAGAAGGAAAGCCAGAGCTGCTCTCCAGTCAGAAGGAGGAACGAaggatggtgatgataatgatgaacaAAGTGGAGGAAGTGGAGCTCTGGAACATCTTAATCTTTTTCCCTTGGAGGAGTCCTCAGAGAAGAAGGGGAATGAGGAATAtctcaaagaaaagaaagaagaaaag gAGAAGCAGGAACGAGCCATCGGCTTGCTGGTGTCTCTAGGACCCCAGCCAGGGACTGAGGTCACTCCATGGTACATGAAAACCAGCAAAGACAAAGAcgagaggaaagacaaagacgagaggaaagacaaagatgagaggaaagacaaagaaaagaggaagggaataagtgaagaggagagagagaagaaagatcGCAGACTGAAAGACAGTTTAGACCCTCTGAATGACATGAAGAAAGCCCTGGCTGTGAAGGACCGAAAACACCACAAGAGCaagaaacaggagaaaagagacagaggggacaAGAGGAGCAATGGAGAGAG CTCCATAGAAAGGTTACGTGCTGAGCGGTtacagagagaggctgaagagaggaggagagcccAGGCCCTGCTCGACCAGAGGAACGGCAAAGGGAAGGAGCCAGGGAAGGAGgtgactgagagggagaggccGTACAACAGCGCTTATTTCCCAGAACTTGCCCGGAAACGTCAAAGGCGGGATcgagagagctggagagaagaAATACTTAAATCGTGA
- the tmc4 gene encoding transmembrane channel-like protein 7, which translates to MLNCDREMAREPQGQGSSHVYDYIEGNGYPGDRSSLRSRRVSSRVSNQNYPQFNLSSTAAKEDEEGSSGPARELRSIPLPMALKRAVRQVQQMQVPVVSRRDTWKRHKTKCLSKLKDNTRRFLHFFALWSKTLQKIGGNFGGGVQSYFLFLRFLVVLNFVSFLLIAGLVIIPSIVFRSVGTTSANGTGPEECMDYDPNPQGLVVFYNYILDLLSGTGFMEYSYMFYGYYNNTMVEDRNFSYNIPLAYLFTAVFYFAFCLICIIARMGTAAQVAVATGGSAVGNYSMIVFTSWDYGCLGDRATKLKQKNIHYRLQVDLEEESIKKRAAALTLCKKIVLYSLRVFMGFVSFGLIIAAFYGIFVATVYSQEKSGQEGIMGLIFEYLPSIVITTGNFLVPLLCDQIGLMERYSPSTTVIVALLRAVFLRLVSLGVLFYTLWRQITCEGDTSSGDCKLCLYNHKFYQCWETRVGQEMYKLTLFDLLINIAVLVLVEFPRRMVVDNWSNKLAQWVGRQEFVVPSNVLGLVYGQTVVWTGALFCPLLPLINTIKFVILFYCKRITLFYNCRPALRTFRSTTSTFFFLVVLLFGWGLATVVMIYSLAEIRPSMGCGPFRFFPSMWSIVPTSFYSLSKTTQEFLFFIGSQAFSIPLSVLFCVVMCYFVALASVYGKSVDLLRAQLKLEGRDKQFLVKQIEGLSRRFQIPQHTAETQD; encoded by the exons ATGTTAAACTGCGACAGAGAAATGGCCAGGGAACCACAGGGACAAGGCTCGAGTCATGTGTATGACTATATTGAAG GGAACGGTTACCCTGGTGACCGGAGCTCACTAAGGTCACGGCGAGTTTCATCTCGAGTGTCCAATCAGAATTATCCTCAGTTCAACTTGAGTTCTACGGCTGcaaaggaggatgaggaaggcagcagtggaccgGCCCGGGAGCTCAGGAGCATCCCTCTGCCCATGGCACTGAAAAGAGCTGTGAG GCAGGTGCAGCAAATGCAGGTGCCGGTGGTTTCCAGGAGGGATACCTGGAAACGGCACAAGACCAAATGTTTGAGTAAACTCAAAGATAACACCAGAAGATTTCTCCACTTTTTCGCGCTGTGGAGCAAGACCCTGCAAAAGATTGGAG GGAACTTCGGAGGCGGCGTCCAGTCTTATTTCCTATTCCTGCGATTCTTGGTGGTGCTcaattttgtttctttcttacTGATTGCTGGACTCGTCATCATCCCCAGCATCGTCTTCAGATCTGTTGGGACCACATCTGCTAATGGAACTG GTCCAGAGGAATGCATGGATTATGACCCTAATCCTCAGGGCTTGGTGGTGTTCTACAATTACATTCTTGATTTGCTTTCGGGAACG GGCTTCATGGAGTACTCATACATGTTTTATGGCTACTACAACAACACAATGGTGGAGGACAGGAACTTCTCCTACAACATCCCCCTGGCCTACCTCTTCACTGCTGTCTTCTACTTTGCCTTTTGTCTCATTTGTATCATAGCACG CATGGGGACTGCAGCTCAAGTTGCCGTGGCAACGGGAGGCAGCGCTGTGGGCAACTACAGCATGATAGTGTTCACCAGCTGGGACTACGGTTGCCTTGGAGACCGAGCTACCAagctgaagcagaaaaacatccacTACCGGCTGCAG gtggatctggaggaggagagcatcAAGAAAcgggcagcagctctgactttgTGTAAAAAAATCGTTTTATACTCTCTGCGTGTTTTTATGGGTTTTGTGTCATTCGGGCTCATTATAGCAGCCTTCTATGGGATCTTTGTTGCCACCGTCTACAGCCAg gaaaagagCGGGCAGGAAGGGATCATGGGTTTGATTTTTGAGTATCTGCCTTCAATCGTCATCACCACCGGAAACTTCCTGGTGCCGCTGCTGTGTGACCAGATTGGCCTGATGGAGCGATACTCCCCCAGCACTACAGTCATAGTGGCACTATTAAG GGCAGTGTTCCTTCGTCTGGTGAGTCTGGGCGTTCTCTTCTACACCCTGTGGCGTCAGATCACCTGCGAGGGGGACACAAGTAGTGGAGACTGTAAACTGTGCCTATACAACCATAAATTCTACCAG TGCTGGGAAACACGTGTGGGGCAGGAGATGTACAAGCTGACGCTGTTCGACCTCCTCATCAACATTGCTGTGCTCGTCCTGGTGGAGTTTCCTCGCAG GATGGTGGTGGACAACTGGTCCAATAAGCTGGCTCAGTGGGTGGGTCGGCAGGAGTTCGTAGTTCCCTCCAACGTGCTTGGACTGGTTTATGGTCAGACTGTGGTTTGGACAGGAGCTCTTTTTTGCCCTCTGCTGCCactcatcaacaccatcaagtTTGTCATCCTCTTCTACTGCAAGAGG ATCACGCTCTTCTATAACTGTCGGCCAGCACTGAGGACGTTTcgctccaccacctccactttCTTCTTCCTGGTGGTGCTCCTGTTTGGCTGGGGCTTGGCCACCGTTGTCATGATTTACAGTCTTGCTGA GATCCGTCCGTCTATGGGTTGCGGCCCTTTCCGTTTCTTCCCCAGCATGTGGTCGATTGTTCCGACCTCTTTCTACAGCCTCTCTAAGACAACACAGGAGTTTCTCTTCTTCATTGGATCTCAGGCAttctccatccctctgtctgtgttatTCTG TGTGGTGATGTGTTATTTTGTAGCCTTGGCTTCTGTTTATGGGAAAAGTGTTGACCTGCTAAGAGCTCAGCTTAAACTG GAGGGCCGTGATAAACAGTTCTTGGTTAAGCAGATTGAGGGGCTGAGTCGACGATTTCAGATACCACAACACACTGCGGAAACACAGGACTGA
- the mboat7 gene encoding lysophospholipid acyltransferase 7, translating into MSPDELVYLGILAASIPVGFLFRYFSPPVKQGAALLLGLSVTIATCQIHTLHSLVTVIGTWIIVKSSWRHAPALSLSWTFVYLLFFRLVTSFGLPPPTPFANAIQLLLTLKMVSLANEVHSFHVEKKKEVSSFAKSPVIGGLTQEPSLYDILSYGYCYVGIMTGPFFRFQTYDDWLQQPNPQSLPSWVPCLQRLKLVPVYGALFLAVNSVFPLAYVRTEDFLNENIFYRMFYMIAVFFVFRMRFYAAWCGAEAGCISAGLGCYPEKALSKPGGGPTVKYSPDPNTEEKYDFKTIQNIDCYNTDFCVKVRHGMRYWNMTVQWWLHHYIYPNSPFKAYTLRAGWTMFISAYWHGLHAGYYLSFLTIPLCIAAESAMEASVRAKLGPRGQNIFDWVHWFLKMRAYDYMCMGFVLLKASDTVNYWTSIYFIIHIIAVCCIIVGKVLKGGKREGRKEDRGERREGERMENAIEKTGEKTD; encoded by the exons ATGTCTCCCGATGAACTGGTGTACCTGGGAATTCTTGCTGCCTCCATTCCTGTTGGATTCCTTTTCCGTTATTTCA GTCCTCCTGTGAAACAGGGGGCAGCTCTTCTTCTGGGCCTCTCTGTCACCATCGCCACCTGTCAAATCCACACACTCCACTCTCTGGTGACGGTGATTGGAACATGGATTATTGTAAAGAGCAGCTGGCG GCATGCCCCAGCATTGAGTCTAAGCTGGACCTTTGTCTACCTCCTCTTCTTCCGCCTGGTCACCTCGTTCGGTCTTCCACCACCGACACCTTTTGCCAATGCCATCCAGCTCCTTCTCACTCTCAAG ATGGTGAGTCTTGCAAACGAGGTGCACAGCTTCCACgtagagaagaaaaaggaagtgaGCTCCTTTGCCAAGTCTCCTGTCATTGGCGGTCTGACTCAGGAGCCCTCTCTCTACGATATTTTGTCCTATGGCTACTGTTATGTCGGTATAATGACCG GCCCATTTTTTCGCTTCCAAACGTACGATGACTGGCTGCAGCAGCCAAACCCGCAGTCCCTGCCTAGCTGGGTGCCGTGCCTGCAGCGATTGAAGCTGGTTCCAGTCTACGGTGCTCTGTTTCTGGCTGTCAACTCTGTCTTTCCACTGGCCTACGTTCGCACAGAGGATTtcctgaatgaaaacattttctatag GATGTTCTACATGATAGCAGTGTTCTTCGTGTTCAGGATGCGTTTCTATGCAGCGTGGTGTGGAGCTGAGGCTGGCTGTATCAGTGCAGGTCTGGGCTGTTATCCAGAAAAGGCGTTGTCCAAACCTGGAGGAGGACCCACTGTCAAATACAG TCCTGATCCCAACACTGAAGAGAAGTACGACTTCAAAACCATCCAGAACATCGACTGCTACAACACTGACTTCTGTGTGAAGGTCCGACATGGCATGCGGTACTGGAACATGACGGTGCAGTGGTGGCTGCATCACTACATCTACCCCAACTCCCCCTTCAAAGCCTACACTCTCAG GGCTGGCTGGACCATGTTCATCAGTGCTTATTGGCATGGACTACACGCTGGCTACTACCTCTCCTTCCTCACCATCCCCCTGTGCATCGCGGCCGAGTCCGCCATGGAGGCCTCTGTCCGAGCTAAACTGGGTCCTCGTGGACAGAACATCTTCGACTGGGTCCACTGGTTCCTGAAGATGAGGGCCTACGACTACATGTGCATGGGCTTCGTGCTGCTGAAGGCCTCTGACACCGTCAACTACTGGACGTCCATCTACTTCATCATACACATAATCGCCGTTTGCTGTATAATAGTTGGTAAAGTCCTGAAGGGAGGGAAAAgggaagggaggaaagaggacaggggcgagagaagagagggagagaggatggaaaaCGCAATAGagaaaactggagaaaaaacagactga
- the rps9 gene encoding small ribosomal subunit protein uS4, producing MPVARSWVCRKTYVTPRRPFEKSRLDQELKLIGEYGLRNKREVWRVKFTLAKIRKAARELLTLDEKDPKRLFEGNALLRRLVRIGVLDEGKMKLDYILGLKVEDFLERRLQTQVFKLGLAKSIHHARVLIRQRHIRVRKQVVNIPSFVVRLDSQKHIDFSLRSPYGGGRPGRVKRKNAKKGQGGAGGADDEEED from the exons ATGCCCGTTGCCAGGAGTTGGGTTTGTCGTAAGACCTATGTCACCCCCCGCCGCCCCTTCGAGAAGTCCCGTCTCGACCAGGAGTTGAAACTCATTG GCGAGTATGGACTGAGGAACAAGCGTGAGGTGTGGAGGGTCAAGTTCACCCTTGCCAAGATTCGCAAAGCTGCCAGAGAGCTGCTTACTCTTGACGAGAAGGACCCCAAACGTCTGTTTGAAG GTAATGCTTTGCTCAGGCGTCTGGTGAGGATCGGTGTGCTGGATGAGGGTAAGATGAAGCTGGATTACATCCTGGGCCTGAAGGTTGAAGACTTCTTGGAGAGGAGGCTGCAGACACAGGTCTTCAAGCTTGGACTTGCCAAGAGTATCCACCATGCCCGTGTCCTTATCCGCCAGAGGCACATTCG TGTGCGCAAGCAGGTGGTGAACATCCCCTCCTTTGTGGTTCGCCTGGACAGCCAGAAGCACATCGACTTCTCCCTGAGGTCTCCATACGGTGGTGGACGCCCAGGCCGCGTCAAGAGAAAGAACGCCAAGAAGGGCCagggtggagctggaggagctgatgatgaggaggaagattaA
- the rbfox1l gene encoding RNA binding protein fox-1 homolog 1-like has translation MLSSPTVILQPYGLPVYPQTTTCYPSIVQGGPTQEAGPGSGDPTLPQVYAPPPSYPPPGQGPPTSAGRLPPLDFSSAHATSEYPEHPQLRVYQAPQHDGTEALTSSNTEDALVPVTSDPQSLSVSVSSGGGAGSGSDEEGSGKAQPKRLHVSNIPFRFRDPDLRQMFGQFGKILDVEIIFNERGSKGFGFVTFESATEADRAREKLNGTIVEGRKIEVNNATARVVTKKPQTPLVNGEISTSGWKINPVMGAMYAPELYTVASFPYPVATPTLAYRGSALRGRGRAVYNTIRSAAATPAAVPAYPGVVYQDGLYGADVYGGYPAAYRVAQSASAATATYSDGYGRVYATAADPYHHSVGPTTTYGVGTMASLYRGGYNRFTPY, from the exons ATGCTGTCCTCACCCACTGTGATTCTCCAGCCTTATGGACTCCCTGTCTACCCTCAGACAACCACATGCTACCCCAGCATAGTTCAG GGGGGCCCCACCCAGGAGGCCGGCCCCGGCAGTGGCGACCCCACCCTGCCCCAGGTCTACgcccctcctccctcctacCCTCCGCCAGGTCAAGGTCCACCAACTTCTGCGGGCAGACTGCCACCTCTTGATTTTAGCTCTGCACATGCCACTTCAGAGTACCCTGAACATCCCCAGCTCAGAGTCTATCAGGCCCCTCAGCACGACGGCACGGAGGCTCTGACATCCAGTAACACG GAGGATGCTTTGGtccctgtgacctctgacccccagTCTCTGAGCGTGTCGGTGTCATCAGGGGGCggagcaggaagtggaagtgATGAGGAGGGGTCAGGTAAGGCCCAACCGAAACGCCTCCACGTCTCCAACATCCCGTTCCGCTTCAGAGACCCAGACCTCCGCCAGATGTTTGGA CAATTTGGCAAGATCCTTGATGTAGAAATTATCTTCAATGAGAGGGGGTCCAAG GGGTTTGGGTTTGTTACCTTTGAGAGTGCTACTGAGGCTGATCGAGCACGAGAGAAGCTGAATGGGACGATTGTGGAGGGGAGAAAGATTGAG GTTAATAATGCCACTGCAAGGGTAGTGACCAAGAAGCCCCAGACGCCTCTTGTGAATGGTGAAATTTCAA cttctgGATGGAAGATCAACCCTGTCATGGGGGCCATGTACGCACCTGAACTCTACACAG TTGCCAGTTTCCCGTACCCAGTGGCAACTCCCACCTTGGCCTACCGGGGCTCTGCGCTGCGCGGCAGAGGCCGAGCCGTCTACAACACAATTCGCTCTGCTGCGGCCACACCAGCTGCTGTGCCCGCCTACCCTGG AGTGGTGTATCAGGATGGCCTGTATGGAGCAGACGTCTAT GGTGGCTATCCAGCAGCTTATAGAGTGGCTCAGTCAGCATCTGCTGCCACAGCAACCTACAGTGACGG ATACGGACGGGTCTACGCGACAGCTGCAGATCCCTATCACCACTCAGTTGGACCAACAACAACATATGGAGTTGGCACAATG GCCAGCTTGTACAGAGGAGGATACAACCGCTTCACCCCGTACTGA